From a region of the Roseivirga sp. 4D4 genome:
- a CDS encoding PadR family transcriptional regulator, with translation MAYKTLVAASTKPLVLSILSHGKSYGYQIIKHVEQLSNGELEWTDAMLYPVLHRMEKDGLISSEWIVLDNGRKRKYYTITAKGKEEREAAKSQWNNVNTALNRLWDGNLTLDLG, from the coding sequence ATGGCTTATAAAACACTGGTCGCTGCCTCTACTAAACCCCTTGTGCTCTCCATTTTATCTCATGGTAAGAGCTACGGTTATCAAATCATCAAACATGTTGAACAACTCTCCAATGGGGAGTTGGAATGGACTGATGCCATGTTGTATCCTGTACTCCATCGGATGGAAAAGGACGGTCTGATTTCTTCGGAGTGGATTGTTTTGGACAATGGTCGTAAGCGAAAGTACTATACAATTACGGCCAAGGGCAAAGAAGAACGAGAGGCAGCCAAGTCTCAGTGGAATAATGTCAACACTGCTTTGAATCGTCTTTGGGATGGAAATCTAACACTTGATTTAGGCTGA